The following are encoded in a window of Pecten maximus chromosome 17, xPecMax1.1, whole genome shotgun sequence genomic DNA:
- the LOC117315720 gene encoding uncharacterized protein LOC117315720: protein MASRPKCPRVGNEDSIFSSFSSNQDLFDGLRQDLSGLQTSVGFGLALLKIQLCDAKFSTTFSNACLHAVRQTDLDDEDRVAYTFGSVFDRGCGVLKSFLDDPHGRIPQRKGEHIALCKLLTMLENTKDVNKALTIDHGQQISRTEWTIRLAHHFLSPLAVNPTFLIDSHSCDQRDRCPCCNEKIAGSFDDTSIGSKDGWHGYLDIVFGVERFAAVKIAVEEPDSPGGENRSAVEVKAQDGLKSCRNQILAETVVFSFLQKKYHSEYDNYLIPTIGISRQYVVFYFYDCVNDMLMETPPIRLLKNNKLIKSTILAVWLVLNYKYFCSGITKGMRDRNFTADFFKHVGDCIQIYRNDVDFACGSASRAVEDFAPWEDVRIKLESGSISAEPTN from the exons ATGGCAAGCAGACCGAAGTGCCCAAGAGTAGGAAACGAAGACTCGATTTTCAGCTCGTTTAGTTCAAACCAAGATTTATTTGATGGTTTGAGACAAGACTTGAGTGGGTTGCAAACATCTGTTGGGTTTGGACTAGCGCTGCTTAAGATTCAACTGTGTGACGCAAAATTTAGCACGACTTTCTCAAATGCGTGTTTACACGCAGTGAGACAAACTGATCTTGATGACGAGGACCGGGTAGCTTACACTTTTGGAAGTGTGTTTGATCGTGGATGTGGGGTGCTGAAGTCCTTCTTGGATGATCCTCACGGAAGAATACCGCAACGAAAAGGCGAACATATCGCACTATGCAAGCTGTTGACAATGCTGGAAAATACAAAAG ATGTTAACAAGGCGCTCACCATCGATCATGGCCAACAAATCAGCAGAACAGAATGGACAATAAGACTGGCCCATCATTTCCTGTCTCCACTTGCAGTTAATCCAACATTCCTTATAGATAGTCATAGTTGTGATCAAAGAGATAGATGTCCATGCTGCAATGAAAAGATAGCAGGGTCTTTTGACGATACCAGCATTG GCAGCAAAGATGGTTGGCATGGGTACCTGGATATCGTGTTTGGTGTAGAAAGATTTGCAGCAGTGAAGATTGCTGTTGAGGAACCGGATTCTCCTGGTGGTGAAAACCGTTCTGCAGTTGAAGTAAAAGCCCAGGATGGCTTGAAAAGTTGCAGAAACCAAATTTTAGCTGAAACAGTcgtattttcatttttacagaaaaaGTATCACTCAGAATATGACAATTATCTCATTCCTACTATTGGAATTTCAAGACAATATGTGGTGTTTTACTTTTATGACTGTGTCAATGATATGTTGATGGAAACACCACCAATACGCTTGTTAAAGAATAACAAGTTAATTAAATCAACTATTCTAGCTGTATGGCTCGTCCTCAATTACAAGTATTTCTGTTCTGGAATCACAAAAGGTATGCGGGATCGCAATTTTACAGCAGATTTTTTCAAACATGTAGGTGATTGCATTCAGATCTATAGGAATGATGTAGACTTTGCTTGTGGTTCAGCGAGTCGGGCAGTCGAAGATTTTGCCCCTTGGGAAGATGTTCGTATTAAACTTGAGAGTGGAAGTATTTCTGCTGAACCTACCAATTAG